GAAGACCTGCGAGACGTCATGGAACTGAACTTCACATCAACGGTGCTGTTCACCCAGGAGGTTTATCACCGGATGACGAAGGCGAATTCCGGTGAGACGATCGTCAATGTGGCCTCCCTTTCAGGTCTAAGGGGAACGTACGGCGCAACGGCATACTGCGGTTCGAAATTTGCTTTGATCGGCTTCACGCAGTCTTTTGCTTATGAAGCGATTGAACACGGGATTCGTGTCAATGCGGTCTGCCCTGGATTTGTGGAAACGGACATGGCCAGGTCGATCATTCAAAGGAAAGCTGAACGTAAGGGGAGGACGTATGAAGAAGAGTACAAGACGACGATGGATTCATTACCCTCCAAGCGCATCACGCAGCCGGATGAAGTGGCGAACAGCATTCTCTACCTCATGAGCCCGGCCGCGGGAAACATCATCGGGGAGTCTATGAAAATTTCAGGTGGAGCCGTGATGCACGGATGAATAGTCCCGCCACATCATTTCGAACGAAATTTGAAGTGGGGGGTTCCGGGTATCGACTTTCAAGATGACGATTAACCGCTAGTGGAGTTGACACAGTGGTGTGCTAAAAACACCCAAATCCGCTAACCCTTTGGTCTTGCCTTTGGGATTACTTTTTTATTGTAAAATGACAGAGAAGCCGGAATGATCGATTCCGGCTTTTTTCGATCGCCAAAACCGTACAGGCCTCAAAATATGGTATGATGGAGTATGACTTTTTAACGGATGAAACGGGTGAATGCCAGCATGTTGACAATGGATGAAATCAAAAAAGCGTACTCCAAAAAGTTCTTTGACCGGGGTTTACTCTATGCCAGAGAAGGCCATGTGAAAGAGCTGCACTGGAATGAGA
This Salisediminibacterium beveridgei DNA region includes the following protein-coding sequences:
- a CDS encoding SDR family NAD(P)-dependent oxidoreductase: MIFAKEAFETKHVLITGATGGIGEAVAVAAAEHGMKVTLTGRNPDKLKAVTETVRAHGGSKASVQAVRGDLTVKEDRSRMLDEAMEAHGPLHHLVNNAGIAKGAVMEDLTEEDLRDVMELNFTSTVLFTQEVYHRMTKANSGETIVNVASLSGLRGTYGATAYCGSKFALIGFTQSFAYEAIEHGIRVNAVCPGFVETDMARSIIQRKAERKGRTYEEEYKTTMDSLPSKRITQPDEVANSILYLMSPAAGNIIGESMKISGGAVMHG